The Carassius carassius chromosome 2, fCarCar2.1, whole genome shotgun sequence genome has a segment encoding these proteins:
- the LOC132102725 gene encoding sal-like protein 1, with the protein MSRRKQKRPQQLVNADPGGTRLMPQDDQLPVKSPSTSLASEATSSSSSSSPTSLQDCQPPLAPRPSPGGLHAPSLPNESSSPPHWPNHIASYSTSLPNAHSSLSPDFPHPSLSSQTHSPPPSQQKSTHIPSHQPHSTVMSPPMGISATTTTSSSSSLSSSSSMGAPPHQGSPSPIHQTPSSPSEQLQVPPTLAVLLEELRVLQQRQIHQMQITEEICRQVLRLGGMVSAQDAPQGSVEGQQSDPGSSSPPNTVSGASLITQAPTTKSNIFLTNGTRTPYSTTSSSTSSSSLVTSSASVHPLSLTLGLPPRYLNEKSPNTSISHGNGMNFQTPPLPRVSLSHDQLFLSSTVSTSNGSSSSSSGRQQHTCRFCGKVLSSDSSLQIHLRSHTGERPYQCPVCLSRFTTRGNLKAHFLRHREQNPELSLSLLPPALSEQSQSGSGSGPSQRRRKRRAEDEETFGVKGSVGVPDSLALGFLSGSSHPSPSSLPLPPSVDLALLSTAHSLLQLNRASAAAAASVSTSVQSSSSSITSSAMTGQFKGAKQQRFDENTPPHSTLHPGSPYSQLAHLPKILFPSGSSAHHPSLALLRPPHLPSPHLSLTFPFSSYPKPQNSSPTSSSPSSSSVTSDTSKLQRLAQKLEKMPLPKSTNEGHAHTNDISTTSSANAISVYRREMMAALGLNPSPSSEPASQELQGSTASSLVPNQCGVCLRVLSCSRALRLHQATHLGERPFPCKLCGRSFSTKGSLRAHLATHRARPANARGQNSCPLCQRKFTNAVVLQHHIRMHLGGQLPPEGNGDLQSEEDPGQMDGVTLPKNLQSLPLNMSMSSSASLLESEASLRVATSGDADQLMESDQDHYDNTPETSPAVTLEKEDPSGENSSADNSVPADENHYGTVHHSKSPIVSGSAEEDEETPLSLCTRTNSQDTLFDKKWLNGTSHQTVITGPNPSLNSEALSLSPALTPPFSPGLSTDSKSDQSSKQTTLHVNGIDRVLEPSDGDSHQAIENDSLHIPDRAVEQKVKAEDAQESAEEDQKKDREKSEGTSSETLVAPPQPQRSEKPYSCTECGKEYASRSGLKGHMKIHSGSMNQVASSTSSQSFEGIVVERTEESTHRKLRGEDAKNKSEESTDKLSLTAHPVSTTDRDDRPEDTT; encoded by the exons ATGTCACGCCGGAAACAGAAACGGCCCCAGCAGCTCGTTAACGCGGACCCCGGTGGCACGCGCTTGATGCCGCAAG atgACCAGCTACCAGTGAAATCTCCATCCACCTCTCTTGCCTCTGAAGCTACCTCgtcatcttcctcttcctctcctacATCCCTTCAGGACTGTCAGCCTCCTTTGGCCCCAAGACCATCTCCTGGTGGCCTTCACGCCCCCTCGCTCCCCAATGAAAGCTCATCTCCTCCCCACTGGCCAAATCACATTGCCTCATATTCTACATCTCTGCCTAATGCACACTCATCTCTTTCTCCAGACTTCCCACATCCTTCCCTGTCCTCCCAGACCCACTCTCCTCCCCCTAGCCAGCAGAAATCCACTCATATTCCATCTCATCAGCCCCACTCCACTGTGATGTCCCCACCAATGGGTATTTCTGCCACCACCActacctcctcttcctcatctttaTCCTCTTCATCATCAATGGGTGCTCCCCCACATCAAGGAAGTCCTAGTCCCATCCACCAAACTCCTTCATCACCTTCAGAGCAACTCCAAGTGCCTCCGACCCTCGCTGTACTATTAGAGGAACTTAGGGTCCTGCAGCAAAGACAGATTCACCAAATGCAGATTACAGAAGAAATATGCAGGCAGGTGCTGCGCCTAGGTGGAATGGTCAGTGCCCAAGATGCACCTCAGGGATCTGTGGAGGGTCAACAGAGTGATCCAGGCTCTAGCTCCCCACCTAATACTGTCTCTGGTGCCTCTTTAATTACCCAAGCTCCTACAACCAAGTCCAACATATTTCTCACAAATGGAACCAGAACTCCTTATTCCACAACTTCATCCTCAACATCTTCCTCATCCTTAGTCACCTCTTCAGCCTCTGTGCACCCCCTCTCTCTAACGCTAGGACTTCCACCTCGCTACCTCAATGAAAAGTCTCCCAACACCTCCATCAGTCATGGCAATGGCATGAATTTCCAAACTCCTCCGTTGCCAAGGGTCAGCCTCTCCCATGACCAGCTATTTCTCAGTTCCACTGTTAGTACGTCAAACGGATCTTCAAGCTCCTCTTCAGGCCGCCAGCAGCACACCTGCAGGTTCTGTGGGAAGGTTCTAAGCAGTGACTCCTCACTACAGATCCATCTGAGATCCCACACCGGTGAGCGTCCATACCAATGTCCAGTCTGCCTTAGTCGTTTCACTACCCGCGGCAATCTCAAAGCCCACTTCCTTCGTCACCGTGAGCAAAATCCTGAGCTGTCACTCTCTCTCTTGCCACCTGCTCTGTCTGAGCAGAGCCAATCAGGATCTGGCTCAGGGCCATCACAGAGGCGCAGAAAACGTCGAGCAGAGGATGAGGAGACATTTGGGGTTAAAGGTAGTGTAGGTGTGCCAGATAGTTTAGCTCTTGGTTTCCTGTCTGGGTCATCTCATCCATCTCCCTCCTCCCTTCCGTTACCACCCAGTGTTGATCTGGCCCTGCTATCCACTGCCCACTCTTTGCTACAGCTTAACCGAGCCTCAGCTGCAGCTGCTGCCTCTGTTTCCACTAGTGTGCAGTCATCATCTTCATCCATCACCTCTTCTGCTATGACTGGCCAATTCAAAGGTGCGAAGCAGCAGAGGTTTGATGAGAATACACCACCACACTCTACTTTACATCCTGGTTCTCCATATTCCCAGCTGGCACACCTTCCGAAGATTCTCTTCCCATCAGGTTCCTCTGCCCACCATCCTAGCCTTGCCCTTCTTCGCCCTCCTCACCTCCCTTCCCCTCACCTCTCACTTACCTTCCCTTTCTCCTCATACCCCAAACCTCAAAACTCCTCTCCTACATCCTCCTCCCCTTCCTCATCCTCTGTCACCTCTGACACCTCAAAGCTGCAAAGACTGGCACAAAAGTTAGAGAAGATGCCCCTCCCAAAAAGCACCAATGAAGGCCATGCTCACACTAATGACATATCCACCACCTCAAGCGCTAATGCTATCTCAGTTTACAGGAGGGAGATGATGGCGGCCTTAGGGCTGAATCCGAGTCCCAGCAGTGAGCCAGCCAGCCAAGAGCTCCAAGGGTCAACTGCCTCCTCTTTGGTTCCTAATCAGTGTGGGGTGTGCCTCCGTGTCCTTAGCTGCTCAAGGGCATTACGTCTCCACCAGGCCACTCACTTGGGTGAACGTCCATTCCCCTGCAAACTCTGTGGCCGCTCCTTCTCCACAAAGGGAAGTCTAAGGGCTCATCTAGCCACACACAGAGCACGTCCAGCCAATGCACGTGGACAAAATTCATGCCCGCTCTGTCAACGCAAGTTTACCAATGCCGTGGTACTGCAGCATCACATTCGGATGCATCTGGGGGGCCAGTTGCCTCCAGAAGGTAATGGGGACCTGCAGTCAGAAGAAGACCCTGGTCAGATGGATGGAGTTACTTTACCCAAAAACCTTCAATCTCTTCCTCTAAATATGAGCATGTCTTCCTCTGCTAGCTTACTGGAGTCTGAGGCTAGCCTAAGAGTTGCTACATCAGGTGATGCAGATCAGCTCATGGAGTCAGATCAAGATCATTATGACAACACACCTGAGACTAGTCCAGCTGTCACCCTGGAGAAGGAGGACCCGTCAGGAGAAAATAGCTCAGCTGACAATTCAGTTCCAGCAGATGAAAACCATTATGGCACAGTCCATCACAGCAAATCTCCAATTGTCAGTGGCTCTGCAGAAGAGGATGAAGAAACACCCTTATCTCTCTGTACCCGGACCAACTCCCAGGACaccttatttgataaaaaatggcTCAATGGCACTTCACATCAAACAGTGATCACCGGGCCAAACCCTAGTTTAAACTCTGAAGCTCTAAGTCTATCACCTGCCCTCACTCCACCCTTCAGCCCAGGGCTGTCCACTGATTCAAAATCGGACCAAAGTAGCAAGCAGACAACACTTCATGTGAATGGAATAGACCGTGTTCTTGAGCCCAGTGATGGTGACTCTCACCAAGCCATAGAGAATGATTCTTTGCACATTCCAGACAGAGCCGTGGAGCAGAAGGTGAAAGCTGAGGATGCACAAGAGTCTGCAGAAGAGGATCAAAAAAAAGATAGAGAAAAGAGTGAAGGGACATCATCAGAGACTCTTGTAGCCCCTCCACAGCCACAGCGCTCAGAGAAACCTTACAGCTGCACAGAGTGTGGAAAAGAGTATGCTAGCCGCAGTGGACTGAAG GGTCATATGAAAATCCACAGCGGAAGTATGAATCAGGTGGCCAGTAGCACATCCTCACAGTCCTTTGAGGGAATAGTTGTGGAGCGTACAGAGGAGTCAACCCATCGGAAACTGAGAGGAGAAGATGCTAAAAACAAGTCAGAGGAAAGTACAGATAAATTGTCCTTGACTGCGCATCCGGTGTCTACCACTGACAGAGATGACAGACCTGAAGACACTACTTAA